A stretch of the Duncaniella dubosii genome encodes the following:
- the udk gene encoding uridine kinase, protein MLIIGIAGGTGSGKTTVVNKIINSLPAGEVAVLPQDSYYKDSSHVPVEERSKINFDEPAAIEWSLLVEHIRQLKEGRDIEMPTYSYLTCTRQEETVTVAPREVVIVEGILVLTDPVLREMMDVKVFVDADADERLIRVIARDCVERGRTPIMVLNRYQDVLKPMHEMYIEPSKRYADLIVPQGGSNVVAIQLLTDYIESRLRRVQ, encoded by the coding sequence ATGTTAATAATAGGCATAGCCGGTGGGACCGGCTCAGGAAAGACCACCGTCGTCAACAAGATTATCAACAGTCTCCCTGCCGGAGAGGTTGCGGTGCTACCGCAGGATTCCTATTACAAGGATTCCAGTCATGTCCCCGTTGAGGAGCGCAGTAAGATAAATTTTGACGAACCGGCGGCCATCGAGTGGAGTCTGCTGGTCGAACACATCCGTCAGCTTAAGGAGGGACGCGACATCGAAATGCCGACTTATTCCTATCTGACTTGTACCCGTCAGGAGGAAACGGTGACTGTAGCTCCGCGCGAGGTGGTGATTGTCGAAGGCATTCTTGTGTTGACCGACCCCGTTTTGCGTGAGATGATGGACGTGAAGGTGTTTGTCGATGCCGATGCCGACGAGCGTCTCATCCGTGTCATTGCAAGAGACTGTGTGGAGCGTGGCCGCACGCCGATAATGGTTCTCAACCGCTATCAGGATGTTCTGAAGCCGATGCACGAAATGTATATCGAGCCGTCCAAACGCTATGCGGATCTGATTGTGCCTCAAGGTGGAAGCAATGTTGTTGCCATACAGCTGCTGACCGACTATATAGAGTCGCGTCTGCGCCGGGTACAATAA
- a CDS encoding SusC/RagA family TonB-linked outer membrane protein: protein MYKPILYLLTGTMAMTLPVGVSAQAGKDNVRTSMEKIEKKTISGTIFDEDGDPLPGATVLVEDSKEGTSTDVDGNFTLMSGKKNPTLVISYVGMKTARIKVDNGGRYIRIRMQPAPNMMNEVVVTGYQNIKRESATGSYQVLTSDDLDKRSTTDLASRLEGTVPGLVMDPKKNSTDEDAFTIRGVGTFQAKSSPLIVVDGLPIEGGISTVNPYDIENITVLKDAAAASIYGARASNGVIVITTKRASQQRMTIDFNTDLTISEKQDYSNYGWASAAEMIELERYNFNAMLAEPGQAGLNSVMTDYDNNRRGNISKVMRMLLQNRKGELSDADLNATLSDWARNDYRKEYMDVHDRTQITQLYNLSMRMQGNSLSSSFNVNYSSDNMGVRNENQNSLSFKYRGDLKACKWLDLSFGVNVLNTRSKTHSLGEYGSINSFLPYESMYDADGTRRGMEAAIYTGHNAFDNPVYELKNPTFNLADEMDRNFSKRRYTNTRTFIHANFNILPGWTASGQFQYEDIFARTRTVHEADSYMMRNIYNLYTTASSVMEWVDDTSKDWWGADMDFDAWMADPEHYGMTQVAKTEAKHHVPDGGSLETYTQEAKYYTFRAQTGYRNTFAGKHFIDAVAGMEYRQTKTTSESSVMLGYDEVTQTNLNLKTDWDYINNPTTNVFGADNPVYGAPSTFKTTNILHRYYSLYVTGSYVYDNRYSVSASYRVDKTDLFGADPEFRGRPLWSVGGSWNAHNETFLRDYNWLNALKLRASYGLTGNIDPNSTSYLTATISTNSITGGKQGNLQTPPNDQLRWEKTATWNAGIDFAFLGYRLNGSLDYYHKSGSDLLTITDLDRTTGWSSLTINSGNMINRGVELQLDGVILPSHGRRSLGIRLGFNFAYNHNEVTSVSHHVNSGVEYLSSALLHEGYPINSLFSFDYTGLKEVDGLWYMGWRDHNGEEHTTSISNSEFTIDDVIYSGPATPKFTGAITPTITWNGFSLSAMFNYYGGHYMRVGNDEWSESAGGGYGYGNTFGNGAVSSSALRYWHGDTSYPANGYFQKDYKYLNYASYRNTNVVHADYLKFRNVMLSYNFDPKLCRKIGLNDIRLRFQVNNLGTWARNSRNIDPEAISGGRHIDKVPRSYTFSLFFNL from the coding sequence ATGTATAAACCAATCTTATATTTATTGACCGGGACAATGGCCATGACATTGCCGGTCGGCGTCAGCGCTCAGGCGGGAAAAGATAATGTCAGGACATCTATGGAGAAAATCGAGAAAAAAACTATCTCGGGAACTATATTTGACGAAGACGGAGACCCTCTGCCGGGAGCTACGGTATTGGTGGAGGATTCCAAGGAAGGGACATCGACTGATGTTGATGGAAATTTCACTCTTATGTCGGGCAAGAAAAATCCTACGCTGGTGATTTCGTATGTCGGAATGAAAACAGCGAGAATCAAGGTCGACAATGGAGGACGATATATCAGAATCCGAATGCAGCCGGCACCGAACATGATGAACGAGGTTGTCGTAACGGGCTATCAGAACATCAAGCGTGAAAGCGCCACCGGTTCATATCAGGTTCTGACATCCGATGATCTTGACAAACGTTCGACAACTGACCTTGCATCGCGCCTTGAGGGTACTGTTCCGGGGCTTGTGATGGATCCTAAGAAAAATTCGACCGATGAGGATGCCTTTACAATCCGAGGTGTCGGCACGTTTCAGGCCAAGTCAAGCCCGCTGATTGTGGTTGACGGTCTGCCGATTGAAGGTGGAATCTCTACGGTCAATCCCTACGACATCGAAAATATAACTGTGCTCAAGGATGCGGCTGCCGCATCAATCTACGGTGCTCGCGCTTCGAATGGTGTAATCGTCATCACTACCAAGCGTGCAAGTCAGCAGCGCATGACCATCGACTTCAACACCGACCTGACCATAAGCGAGAAACAGGACTATAGTAACTATGGCTGGGCTTCGGCAGCAGAGATGATCGAGCTTGAACGCTACAATTTCAATGCCATGCTTGCCGAACCGGGGCAAGCCGGTCTCAACAGTGTTATGACCGACTATGACAATAACCGTCGCGGAAACATCTCGAAGGTAATGCGTATGCTGCTTCAGAACCGCAAAGGTGAATTGAGCGATGCAGATTTGAATGCGACTCTCAGTGACTGGGCACGCAATGACTACCGAAAGGAATATATGGATGTGCATGACCGCACACAAATCACCCAGCTCTATAATCTTTCCATGAGAATGCAGGGCAATTCACTCAGTTCAAGCTTCAATGTCAACTATTCGAGTGACAATATGGGAGTCCGGAACGAGAACCAGAATTCTCTTTCTTTCAAATATCGTGGTGATCTTAAGGCTTGTAAATGGCTTGACCTCTCATTCGGGGTAAATGTGCTTAATACGCGCAGCAAGACTCATAGTCTTGGCGAGTATGGCTCAATCAACTCATTCCTTCCCTACGAATCAATGTATGATGCCGACGGTACACGTCGCGGGATGGAAGCTGCGATCTATACCGGTCACAATGCGTTTGACAACCCTGTCTACGAACTGAAAAATCCGACTTTCAATCTCGCCGATGAGATGGACCGTAATTTCTCAAAACGGCGTTACACGAACACCCGTACATTCATTCACGCGAATTTCAACATCCTTCCCGGCTGGACTGCCTCAGGCCAGTTCCAGTATGAGGATATCTTCGCCCGTACACGCACCGTTCACGAGGCTGATTCTTATATGATGAGAAATATATATAATCTCTACACTACAGCTTCATCAGTGATGGAATGGGTTGATGATACGAGCAAGGACTGGTGGGGCGCGGATATGGATTTCGATGCGTGGATGGCTGATCCGGAGCATTACGGCATGACTCAGGTCGCCAAAACCGAGGCGAAACACCATGTTCCCGACGGCGGTAGTCTTGAAACCTATACACAGGAGGCAAAATACTATACATTCAGGGCGCAGACAGGCTATCGAAACACTTTTGCCGGAAAACATTTCATTGATGCTGTGGCCGGTATGGAATATCGTCAGACCAAGACAACAAGCGAAAGCAGTGTGATGCTCGGCTATGACGAGGTTACCCAGACCAACCTTAACCTCAAGACCGACTGGGACTATATAAATAATCCGACAACAAATGTTTTCGGTGCGGATAATCCAGTATATGGCGCACCGTCAACGTTCAAAACCACCAATATCCTTCATCGCTACTATTCGCTTTATGTCACAGGAAGCTATGTCTATGATAACCGTTACTCGGTTTCGGCAAGCTACCGCGTAGACAAGACAGACCTTTTCGGCGCTGATCCTGAATTCCGTGGTCGTCCGCTGTGGTCGGTGGGTGGCAGCTGGAATGCGCACAACGAGACATTCCTTCGTGATTATAATTGGCTCAACGCTCTGAAACTCCGTGCAAGTTATGGTCTGACAGGCAATATAGATCCGAATTCTACAAGCTATCTGACCGCCACAATATCCACCAACTCTATTACGGGTGGCAAGCAAGGTAATCTTCAGACTCCTCCCAACGACCAGCTCCGCTGGGAAAAGACTGCGACATGGAATGCCGGTATCGATTTCGCTTTTCTCGGCTATCGTCTCAACGGTTCGCTTGACTACTATCACAAGAGTGGTTCTGACCTGCTTACAATCACAGACCTTGACCGCACGACCGGCTGGTCGAGCCTGACAATCAACAGCGGCAACATGATTAACCGTGGTGTCGAACTCCAGCTCGACGGTGTGATACTCCCGTCGCATGGACGTCGCAGTCTCGGAATCCGTCTCGGATTCAATTTCGCCTACAACCACAATGAGGTGACATCGGTCTCACACCATGTGAACAGTGGTGTGGAATATCTTAGCTCTGCTTTGCTCCACGAAGGTTATCCGATCAATTCTCTGTTCTCGTTCGACTATACCGGTCTGAAAGAGGTTGACGGTCTTTGGTATATGGGATGGCGTGACCATAATGGCGAAGAGCATACCACTTCGATCTCCAACAGTGAGTTTACCATTGACGATGTTATTTATTCAGGTCCTGCTACTCCTAAATTCACAGGGGCGATTACCCCGACAATCACTTGGAATGGATTTTCGCTCTCTGCTATGTTCAACTATTACGGCGGGCACTACATGCGTGTCGGAAACGATGAATGGTCGGAAAGTGCCGGCGGTGGTTACGGCTACGGCAATACATTCGGCAACGGTGCAGTCTCCTCTAGCGCACTCCGCTACTGGCACGGCGATACATCATATCCCGCCAACGGATATTTCCAGAAAGACTACAAATATCTGAACTATGCGTCATACCGCAACACCAACGTAGTCCATGCCGATTATCTGAAATTTCGCAACGTGATGCTCAGCTATAATTTTGATCCTAAGCTTTGCCGGAAAATAGGTCTCAATGATATCCGTCTGCGTTTTCAGGTCAACAATCTCGGGACATGGGCACGTAATTCCCGCAATATCGACCCGGAAGCAATCTCAGGCGGACGGCACATCGACAAAGTGCCGCGCAGCTATACTTTCAGCCTCTTCTTTAACCTCTAA
- a CDS encoding RNA polymerase sigma factor, whose protein sequence is MPTDILTSTFMAFRAKLRSMAAGIAGSEEADDIIHDAFCRLWSRHPIIEDETEALKLSYTAVRNSAIDSYRRSTSRPTVSIEDSCHIIEQEDETETTKERQQTYEAVVSLSRRVLNKRQFEVFELHDIKGLGYEEVAETLGMTQENVRVTLSRARKSIREIYRKTQTV, encoded by the coding sequence GTGCCTACAGATATTCTGACATCAACCTTCATGGCGTTCCGGGCAAAACTCCGCAGTATGGCTGCGGGTATTGCAGGCTCAGAGGAAGCTGACGACATCATTCATGATGCGTTCTGCCGTCTGTGGTCACGACATCCAATCATTGAAGATGAAACAGAAGCACTCAAACTAAGCTATACGGCTGTCCGCAACTCTGCTATCGACTCCTACCGACGCTCGACAAGCCGGCCGACAGTCTCAATCGAAGATTCATGCCATATAATCGAGCAGGAAGATGAAACGGAAACAACAAAGGAAAGACAACAGACATACGAAGCCGTTGTCAGTCTCAGCCGACGGGTTCTCAACAAACGGCAATTCGAGGTGTTCGAGCTCCACGACATCAAAGGACTCGGATATGAAGAAGTGGCTGAAACACTCGGCATGACACAGGAAAATGTTCGTGTGACCCTCAGCAGGGCACGCAAATCAATCAGAGAAATCTACCGTAAAACCCAGACAGTATGA
- a CDS encoding DUF6108 family protein, with translation MKRLFIIMAALLALRLCAAAQSGLEISRLFGGKYSSDPTVTETMMSGDQNFLRSHKLSTFATFKGNAEKYEPIVQPLVVADGSHATARNVRYRDGKLHYAFFVLPQINSDGKKLNRYLYYLNNDRAKKPTVMVIYFDGPISNTKAEALIKSIAKQ, from the coding sequence ATGAAACGACTATTTATAATAATGGCAGCCTTATTAGCTCTCCGGCTGTGTGCCGCAGCGCAGTCGGGACTTGAAATCAGCCGGCTTTTCGGAGGAAAATATAGCTCGGATCCTACCGTAACCGAAACAATGATGAGCGGCGACCAAAACTTCCTTCGCAGCCACAAACTCAGCACATTCGCCACATTCAAGGGTAATGCAGAAAAATATGAACCTATAGTCCAGCCTCTTGTCGTGGCTGACGGATCGCATGCCACAGCCCGCAACGTACGTTATCGCGACGGCAAACTGCACTATGCGTTCTTCGTGCTTCCACAGATAAACTCCGACGGTAAAAAGCTTAACCGCTATCTCTATTACCTCAACAATGACAGAGCCAAGAAACCGACGGTCATGGTCATTTATTTCGACGGACCTATCAGCAACACAAAAGCTGAAGCACTTATAAAATCCATCGCGAAACAATAA
- a CDS encoding P-loop NTPase family protein, with protein MDKVLVIGCPGAGKSTFSRKLAQKTGLPLHYLDMLWHRPDRTTVGREEFDENLQKILITDQWIIDGNYLRTLKMRLEECDTVFFFDLPVDVCLAGVEARMGKPREDMPWTETEWDEEFRQWILEFPKYQQPVIELLLESYKSDCRIIRFTSRKDADDFINTL; from the coding sequence ATGGACAAAGTCTTAGTAATCGGATGTCCCGGCGCGGGAAAAAGTACATTTTCCCGTAAGCTGGCACAAAAAACAGGTCTACCGCTCCACTATCTTGACATGCTCTGGCACAGACCCGACCGCACGACAGTAGGCCGCGAGGAGTTTGATGAGAATCTCCAAAAGATACTTATAACCGATCAGTGGATTATCGACGGCAACTATCTCCGGACCTTAAAAATGCGTCTTGAAGAATGCGACACCGTGTTTTTCTTCGATCTACCGGTCGACGTATGCCTTGCAGGCGTTGAAGCACGCATGGGCAAACCACGCGAAGACATGCCTTGGACTGAAACAGAATGGGACGAGGAGTTCCGTCAATGGATTCTGGAATTCCCGAAATATCAACAGCCTGTGATCGAACTGCTCCTTGAATCTTACAAATCAGACTGCCGCATCATCCGATTCACTTCCAGAAAAGATGCCGATGATTTTATAAACACCTTGTAG
- a CDS encoding RagB/SusD family nutrient uptake outer membrane protein — protein sequence MKKIYGFIAMLLLFVSCDDKLDIVPKGKTTLDNISDLETLLEQRYMLSSTAYYETMCGNTYPELWKTPASILADRSTAEYAALAGDESVDRVELATSDGSYESAYSYINYMNVIISKVDEVSGDTGTKKRVKAEAQIMRAWFHFLMVNLYAAQYDETTAARLGGVAYVDNTNVQEQKTKRSIKEVYECILNDCSDDVIADLTQSSVNNPFRIGADFGNGVRAMVLMQMKRYDEALKYAREAVRFNSTLEDRLAALEVGAWTIPHASPNNYLLCYHNNSNIGEWGGVICTPDYASEIDPDDVLMVLGQFTQDGWGDTSGYGPADSYMCGSWDVHYNSYGLRTENMYYTIAECMIRAGQYREGLRFVDEVRDRRIYGDNPHYFDRTDISTEAQAMEILQRNKRQEMFTTIYNFLDRKRWNTEDAYRKTVVHDCGEDGKFTVSPDSPLWITPFPKTATLYNSSLTQNY from the coding sequence ATGAAAAAAATATATGGATTCATAGCGATGTTGCTGCTTTTTGTGTCATGTGACGATAAGCTTGACATCGTACCGAAAGGGAAGACCACACTCGACAATATCTCTGACCTTGAAACTCTGCTCGAACAGCGCTATATGCTTTCGTCGACCGCCTACTACGAGACAATGTGTGGCAACACTTATCCTGAATTGTGGAAAACGCCGGCCTCTATACTCGCAGACCGCAGTACGGCTGAATATGCCGCTCTTGCCGGTGATGAGTCTGTAGACCGTGTCGAGCTTGCCACCTCCGACGGCAGTTATGAATCGGCATACAGCTATATCAACTACATGAATGTCATCATTTCGAAAGTCGATGAGGTTTCCGGCGATACCGGCACTAAGAAGCGTGTAAAGGCCGAAGCTCAGATTATGCGTGCATGGTTTCATTTCCTTATGGTCAATCTTTACGCCGCGCAATATGATGAAACCACAGCAGCCCGACTCGGAGGTGTGGCCTATGTGGATAACACTAATGTTCAGGAACAGAAGACCAAACGCTCCATCAAGGAAGTCTATGAGTGCATATTGAATGATTGTAGCGACGATGTAATCGCTGATCTTACGCAAAGTTCTGTCAATAACCCGTTTCGTATCGGTGCTGATTTCGGCAACGGTGTGCGGGCTATGGTGCTGATGCAGATGAAACGTTATGACGAGGCGCTCAAGTATGCCCGTGAGGCAGTCAGGTTCAACAGCACGCTTGAAGACCGTCTCGCCGCGCTTGAGGTCGGCGCATGGACTATTCCTCATGCTTCTCCAAACAACTATCTGCTCTGCTACCACAACAATTCAAATATAGGTGAATGGGGTGGTGTCATCTGTACACCGGATTATGCCTCTGAGATAGACCCTGATGACGTGCTTATGGTGCTCGGTCAGTTTACTCAGGACGGCTGGGGCGATACATCGGGCTATGGACCTGCTGACTCTTATATGTGTGGTAGCTGGGATGTGCACTATAACTCCTATGGACTGCGTACCGAAAACATGTACTATACGATTGCCGAGTGTATGATACGTGCCGGTCAGTACCGCGAAGGTCTCCGTTTTGTCGATGAGGTGCGCGACCGTCGTATATATGGCGACAATCCTCACTATTTTGACCGTACTGATATCTCAACCGAGGCGCAGGCTATGGAGATTCTTCAGCGCAACAAACGTCAGGAAATGTTTACCACAATTTATAATTTCCTTGACCGTAAGCGCTGGAACACCGAGGATGCCTATCGCAAGACGGTTGTCCATGATTGTGGAGAGGACGGTAAATTTACTGTCAGCCCCGATTCTCCCTTATGGATTACCCCATTTCCAAAGACCGCTACGCTCTACAATTCATCGCTCACTCAGAATTATTGA
- the lptB gene encoding LPS export ABC transporter ATP-binding protein, which translates to MVLRTDNLVKKYGKRTVANHVSINVTQGEIVGLLGPNGAGKTTTFYMTVGLITPNEGQIFLNDLNITKYPVYKRAQNGIGYLAQEPSVFRKLSVENNIKAVLQMTNTSAEYQRDKLESLIAEFSLEKVRHNLGDQLSGGERRRTEIARCLAIDPKFIMLDEPFAGVDPIAVEDIQSVVYHLKEKNIGILITDHNAQETLRITDRAYLLFEGKILFQGTSEELAENPTVREKYLGRDFMFYRKKFDYPENK; encoded by the coding sequence ATGGTGCTCCGCACCGACAATCTTGTCAAGAAGTACGGCAAGCGAACCGTGGCCAACCACGTATCGATTAACGTTACACAAGGTGAAATCGTCGGTCTCCTCGGCCCTAACGGCGCCGGGAAGACCACGACTTTCTATATGACCGTGGGGCTTATCACCCCTAACGAAGGACAGATATTCCTCAATGACCTAAACATCACGAAATACCCCGTCTATAAGCGTGCCCAGAATGGCATCGGCTATCTTGCCCAAGAGCCGAGCGTATTCCGTAAACTCTCTGTCGAGAACAATATCAAGGCAGTCCTTCAGATGACCAATACCTCGGCAGAATATCAGCGCGACAAGCTTGAAAGCCTTATCGCGGAGTTCAGCCTTGAAAAAGTGCGCCACAATCTCGGCGACCAGTTGTCGGGTGGCGAGCGCCGACGCACGGAGATTGCCCGCTGTCTGGCCATAGACCCTAAGTTCATAATGCTCGACGAACCTTTTGCCGGTGTCGACCCCATTGCAGTCGAGGATATCCAGTCTGTGGTCTATCATCTCAAGGAGAAAAACATCGGCATCCTTATCACTGACCACAATGCGCAGGAGACGCTTCGAATCACCGACCGCGCTTATCTGCTGTTTGAAGGCAAGATTCTTTTCCAAGGCACATCAGAGGAGCTTGCCGAAAATCCTACTGTCCGCGAAAAATACCTCGGACGTGACTTTATGTTCTATCGCAAGAAATTTGACTACCCTGAAAACAAATAG
- a CDS encoding phosphatase PAP2 family protein — protein sequence MLYKLTRHSLLLIFLLSSSVRLYASSPADSTATETRNALEISVSAASSLVVNAALTELVKRSVDRTRPNGEDNHSFPSRHTSWAFTASTIVSNELYSHSPWWAVGAQAAASAVGFQRVVTRHHYGSDVIAGAGLGIVSTQFSYWLCNRLLNPKDKMTLPSSDNDFRPSIAMTSEAVFNIGSDIATAFGVSLKGQLPLTQRWGLAMTLRGITAPVIVNDTYINPINAYGASVGGVGHFRLPVKALAIETSLYAGFMRLLPTKGWSHNSYGFEGDIETALNWRLTPSFAFAARLGYRVMTTPSAVSAITFGLSSIAVF from the coding sequence ATGCTTTACAAACTTACACGACACTCACTCCTGCTGATATTCCTCCTGTCATCATCGGTCAGACTCTATGCTTCATCCCCTGCCGACTCAACGGCAACCGAGACGCGTAACGCCTTGGAAATATCCGTTTCGGCGGCATCATCACTTGTCGTCAACGCAGCTCTTACAGAACTGGTGAAACGGTCGGTTGACAGGACACGTCCCAACGGTGAGGACAACCATTCCTTTCCTTCGCGCCATACATCGTGGGCATTCACAGCATCGACAATAGTGTCAAACGAGCTTTACAGCCATTCTCCGTGGTGGGCTGTCGGCGCACAGGCCGCGGCATCGGCCGTGGGCTTCCAACGAGTGGTAACGCGCCATCACTACGGTTCGGATGTCATTGCCGGAGCAGGACTTGGCATTGTCTCCACGCAATTCTCCTACTGGCTTTGCAACCGGCTGTTAAACCCAAAAGATAAAATGACATTGCCTTCATCCGATAATGATTTCAGACCATCAATCGCAATGACAAGTGAAGCGGTCTTCAACATCGGTTCTGATATTGCCACCGCATTCGGGGTATCGCTCAAAGGCCAGCTGCCACTCACCCAACGCTGGGGACTTGCAATGACACTTCGGGGAATCACAGCGCCGGTCATCGTCAACGACACATATATAAATCCCATCAACGCCTATGGCGCATCAGTGGGTGGTGTCGGCCATTTTCGACTGCCGGTCAAAGCATTGGCAATAGAGACATCGCTTTATGCCGGCTTCATGCGCCTTCTGCCGACCAAGGGATGGTCACACAACAGCTATGGATTTGAAGGCGACATCGAAACTGCGCTAAACTGGCGTCTGACTCCGTCATTCGCCTTTGCAGCGAGGCTCGGTTATCGGGTAATGACCACACCGTCAGCTGTCTCAGCAATAACATTCGGTCTAAGCTCTATCGCAGTATTCTGA
- a CDS encoding tyrosine-type recombinase/integrase — protein MASIRLRYQQSKGASDNQAEGRISIQITHKSRTRTINTGYGLLPDEWDRRRERPVIPDDPSRFATVAACRETIMLDLSRIKRIITVLEASSPDYTVDEIFDAYRIFMLDYSLFSFMTSQISLLRHRRRMRTAETYVAALRSFSRFRGGRDIMLDALTQEVVIGYEDYLRDRGLTPNTTSFYMRILRAVYNRAVERGGIEQKSPFRKVYTGVDHTRKRALPLVDIRRISRLSLASTPHLEYARDIFMLSFYMRGMSLIDMAYLRKSDLRDGYVAYRRRKTGQKLCVAWTHEMQSIVDKYPSATSPYLLPVFRSGGSDSYAAYRNVSYRINRSLKQISVMIGSRSAITLYCARHSWASIAQTKNIPISVISAGMGHASESTTRIYLASLDTSVVDRANSVIIKSVF, from the coding sequence ATGGCTTCAATAAGACTCAGATATCAGCAATCTAAAGGCGCATCAGACAATCAGGCTGAAGGCCGTATTTCAATCCAGATAACACATAAGTCTCGTACAAGGACAATAAATACAGGATATGGTCTGCTCCCTGACGAATGGGACAGACGGCGTGAACGCCCGGTGATTCCCGACGACCCTTCACGTTTTGCGACGGTTGCCGCCTGCCGGGAGACAATTATGCTTGATCTGTCACGGATTAAAAGAATTATCACCGTTCTTGAAGCGTCGTCGCCTGACTATACGGTCGATGAGATATTTGACGCTTACAGGATTTTCATGCTTGACTACTCGCTGTTTTCGTTCATGACCTCCCAGATATCTTTGCTGCGACATCGCCGTCGCATGCGGACGGCGGAGACTTATGTGGCCGCGCTCAGGAGTTTCAGCCGCTTTCGCGGAGGGCGTGACATTATGCTCGACGCGCTTACGCAGGAAGTGGTGATTGGTTATGAGGATTATCTGCGTGACCGGGGGCTGACACCCAACACCACATCATTTTATATGCGTATACTCCGCGCCGTCTACAACCGTGCGGTCGAGCGTGGTGGAATAGAGCAGAAATCACCGTTCCGAAAGGTCTATACCGGGGTTGACCACACACGCAAACGTGCCCTTCCTCTGGTCGACATACGTCGTATCAGCCGTCTGTCGCTCGCATCAACGCCACATCTTGAATATGCACGCGATATTTTCATGCTGAGTTTCTATATGCGCGGTATGAGTCTGATCGACATGGCCTATCTTCGCAAGTCCGATCTTCGTGACGGTTATGTGGCTTATCGCCGCCGTAAAACCGGACAGAAACTATGTGTCGCATGGACTCATGAGATGCAGTCTATAGTCGACAAATATCCCTCTGCCACAAGTCCATATCTGCTGCCTGTCTTCCGTAGCGGCGGCTCTGATTCCTATGCGGCCTACCGTAACGTATCTTATAGGATCAACCGGAGTCTGAAACAGATTTCAGTAATGATCGGAAGCCGGTCGGCCATCACTCTCTATTGCGCCCGCCATTCGTGGGCTTCAATAGCCCAGACTAAAAACATCCCGATTTCGGTCATAAGTGCCGGAATGGGACATGCTTCCGAATCGACCACACGTATTTATCTCGCATCGCTTGACACATCAGTGGTCGACAGGGCCAACAGCGTTATAATCAAGAGCGTGTTTTAG